Proteins encoded by one window of Venturia canescens isolate UGA chromosome 2, ASM1945775v1, whole genome shotgun sequence:
- the Orco gene encoding odorant receptor coreceptor, with amino-acid sequence MMKFKQQGLVSDLMPNIRLMQISGHFMFNYYADGMKFMHKIYCVVHLVLVLVQFGLCLVNMAMESGDVDDLTANTITVLFFTHSIVKLGYFAVRSKLFYRTLAIWNNPNSHPLFAESNARYHAIALTKMRRLLFAVGGATVLSVLCWTGITFVGDSVKKVIDPVTNETTFVEIPRLMVRSFYPFDASHGMAHILTLVYQFYWLVFTMFDANSIDVLFCSWLLFACEQLQHLKQIMKPLMELSATLDTVVPNSNELFKAGSAEHLRDNTNNVQPPPPSAQGENMLDLDLRGIYSNRQDFTATFRPTAGTQFNGGVGPNGLTKKQEMLVRSAIKYWVERHKHVVRLVTAIGDAYGVALLFHMLITTITLTLLAYQATKVHAVDVYAATTIGYLLYSLGQVFLFCIFGNRLIEESSSVMEAAYSCHWYDGSEEAKTFVQIVCQQCQKAMSISGAKFFTVSLDLFASVLGAVVTYFMVLVQLK; translated from the exons ATGATGAAGTTCAAGCAGCAGGGGCTGGTCTCGGACCTGATGCCCAACATCAGGCTCATGCAAATCAGCGGACATTTTATGTTTAATTATTACGCCGATGGCATGAAATTCATGCACAAAATTTACTGTGTT GTTCATCTTGTTTTGGTTCTTGTTCAATTCGGTTTATGCCTCGTAAATATGGCTATGGAAAGCGGGGACGTTGATGACCTTACGGCAAACACGATAACCGTCCTATTCTTCACCCACAGTATAGTAAAATTGGGTTATTTCGCTGTACGGAGCAAATTGTTTTATCGGACTCTCGCGATATGGAACAATCCGAACAGCCATCCACTTTTTGCGGAGAGTAACGCGAGATATCACGCGATAGCACTGACAAAAATGCGAAGATTACTCTTCGCGGTTGGCGGTGCTACCGTTCTCTCGGTTCTATGCTGGACCGGCATCACATTCGTCGGTGACTCGGTTAAAAAAGTCATTGATCCCGTAACCAATGAAACGACTTTTGTCGAG attccaagACTGATGGTTCGATCGTTTTATCCATTCGACGCGAGTCATGGAATGGCTCACATTCTCACACTGGTCTATCAATTCTATTGGCTGGTATTCACCATGTTTGACGCTAATTCGATAGACGTACTTTTCTGCTCATGGTTGTTGTTCGCATGTGAGCAACTGCAGCATCTTAAGCAAATTATGAAACCTCTTATGGAACTCAGTGCAACCCTTGACACGGTTGTTCCGAACAGCAACGAACTATTTAAGGCCGGTAGCGCGGAACACTTACGAGATAATACGAACAACGTGCAGCCGCCTCCACCTTCGGCACAAGGTGAAAATATGCTCGATCTTGATTTACGAGGGATTTACAGCAACCGTCAAGATTTCACTGCTACTTTCCGACCTACCGCCGGTACTCAATTCAACGGTGGTGTCGGACCAAATGGATTGACCAAAAAGCAAGAAATGCTCGTCAGAAGCGCCATCAAATACTGGGTCGAGAGGCATAAGCACGTTGTTAG ATTGGTAACAGCCATTGGAGACGCTTATGGCGTTGCACTCCTGTTTCACATGTTGATCACCACTATCACATTGACACTTTTGGCTTATCAAGCTACGAAG GTGCACGCGGTCGACGTCTACGCCGCAACGACCATAGGATACTTGTTGTACAGTCTCGGCCAAGTATTCCTTTTCTGCATATTTGGTAACCGTCTGATTGAAGAG AGTTCATCGGTAATGGAAGCTGCGTATTCTTGTCATTGGTACGACGGTTCTGAGGAGGCAAAGACGTTTGTGCAAATCGTTTGTCAGCAGTGTCAAAAAGCCATGTCAATATCAGGAGCGAAGTTCTTCACGGTTTCCTTAGATCTTTTCGCTTCG GTACTCGGAGCAGTCGTCACGTATTTCATGGTGTTGgtacaactcaagtga